aggagtcacgccagcctttgttcttcaataggtaagtgtgaatccttggttttaattatgttttaaatgagtttgatgaggggaaaggggagttgtgcatgtgtatgcatgagttgtgcatattagggtgtatggatcctatgctttgtttgtggttgttgtgtgttatttgttggagttttaatgtgtttaagactcctatatgcatgattaagtgtttagagtatgtttggagaggttggatgcatgtttggagggttgaagttcggatggcaggcgttcttgtgcacgaaactgagttctggatgaacccaggttcggcccccgaaagtccaagttaggccgccgaacatgcctgactttcgtctctggaggaaacattcggccgccgaaggtgctgccgaaggtgccctgtccagctttcctttgcttgttttgcatgcatgttttgaggtgttttaaggggtcttaaggggagatgtttagaggtatgttagagtatgttggtccctcacttgagtccatctgtgtaggcacagaacagaggaaccagagagagcagcagtgagtgttgcttcagagtttgcagagttagcccagggttagccaagcattggctagaggtgagtagaactaaacttaatcttttattaaagaaacataatgctttagcatagttcatgcatcatgaatgctatgatatgtattagggtgattgcattagaatcacgaatgtgaagcattgcatattatgtgatcagagattaggtggacccaggcgactccaatagcctaagcttcggctcctgtcattgtgtcaggtcagttgggcaattacttgttggaatgccctgtgtagctcctttggggggccagtgttgacagagggtatttttggggtcatgtctaccttagtggggattggaccaaggcgacttcaatagcccgtcgagggagttttggggtcatgtctaatccaagatatattgagatgcttgtgttgtgatgcattttcatatatagtgcgtatgaatgaactgttttcaatgtttctactcactgggctttagaagctcatccctttcccttaatcccagttttgcaggtacagggttagctgggaagtcagaagcatcagagtgttggcttcagtatgtttgtgtatagcatagtgtggacatgatgtatgtaaaaggatatatgtaaagtgatgtaatagttagtcagttaaggtataaatgtattagaatgtgcttttgcctattgtctatagtatgttttatcccttgtctatgcatgtatcctgttttcagtttaatgatgagcaatgagtcaaaccaggcttaataacatgttgtgtttcgaaaacccagtgaattataactgtgagggaagacagggattacttcctttgacccaagaccagtgcaataggaaagaccaggtttgattcctgtgatccacagagtagaccactagagaagaccaggtttgattcctgtgactctatggtaaccaagttaacttatgatatgctgacccttacagagtgggttctatgctgcagagcgcatagggtatggaggttacttggtaaagcatcactggtgtattatagatagccagagggctagttcagattagtatatctgagcatttggttcatatggttggacctataggacagtgttttaaaggttaagtctggtagttttaaagacaagttttaaaaagtaatagtccagtcggatcatgtatgggattttaacaggtacacagagttcatagcaggcttactacgggtcccggcggccttaagccgatctggatcctagtgccgagcagtttgggccgttacaaagagggtaccggtttccgggctgttacagttggtatcagagcagaggTTCCTCATTAGTACGATGTtttacatcggaaagaggttggtctagAGGTCATAGTAAGGCAAAacacaataagtaaaatcatgtccactaagataggaagttgttttgcatgctgatgtggaaTACTCATGcttattaatgttatgctatgtaatgcatgtatatattgtaaattcatgtgttttcatatgaacatgtgtgctaatgtttgtttcttgatgtgttgttaTTCAGGAGAACTAGGATGAGTGGAGCTAGTTATTCTGTGGAATCAGACCCATCTGAAGGATCTTTTGAGGAAAACAGGGAAAGAATGGATGTAAGGAGAGAGATAGAAttagatgtgcaaagaaaggataTAGGAGTGCAAGTGAATATGGACGAAGAGTCTGTAGATGATACCCAGAATAAGGATGCCAGGATCTCtagttcaggagaagttgacCCCTCTATTTTGAGTACAGCTGCTAAAAGGGGGAAAAAGAAAGTCAGAGGccttaaagggtcaaagaagagggagttttggaataagttaaaGTCAGGGTTGGGTTCGAGTTCTAATAGGGATAGCTTTAGATGTGAGAGGTGTGGAAGgctgcataagggagtttgtcttgcagggacaacagcatgttttaggtgtggtcaggagggacatgtAGTTCGTGAGTGTCGTACTGCACCTTGGATAGCTCAGTCTCAGCGGACATTTTTAAGTAGAGTTGTTCAACAGGAGGCAGCCACATCAGACCCAGTAGTGCCAGGTATGTTCATTTTGTtatgaatgttctgatgtgttttGAGGATTCTGATAGGATGTCTTTTGTTGTAATCGAAGTAAAAGATAAATAGATAGAATTTCaaagaagagttaaagagagagTTATTATGAGATGTTAGGATCTCAGGTTTTCATAAACCTAGGCATAGTGAGAATTGATTTCTCAAGAAGAATAAGAGTAAATAAGGCAGAAAATAGAACAAGAAGTAAAAAGAGTAACAGTAAGTATGAATAAGTAGAAGGATAAGATGGGTCAGagtaagaggaaaagaaaaggaaggtaAGTTCATAAAGAGACTagagttagtctgggattagatggtgGTGAGGCTGAGGAAGAAGGGAGAGCCTTTTCTTCAGtaaattcccgagggaagttccattagctttagcttggatctgcaccctgactcagtaggaggcaaacacatcataCATGGTGACGTCAGATGCGTTCACTTGgaagtgttcagatgtgtatgctgtttgttttgGACCCAGTGTTTCACTTTCCTTGTTGTTTATGAGCCATTGATAGAATggatttgatgacttctgggcttagagtgtttttctCAGGGTCAGTAGACCTGAAtatgatccatctgat
This sequence is a window from Manihot esculenta cultivar AM560-2 unplaced genomic scaffold, M.esculenta_v8 Scaffold66, whole genome shotgun sequence. Protein-coding genes within it:
- the LOC122723040 gene encoding uncharacterized protein LOC122723040; the encoded protein is MSGASYSVESDPSEGSFEENRERMDVRREIELDVQRKDIGVQVNMDEESVDDTQNKDARISSSGEVDPSILSTAAKRGKKKVRGLKGSKKREFWNKLKSGLGSSSNRDSFRCERCGRLHKGVCLAGTTACFRCGQEGHVVRECRTAPWIAQSQRTFLSRVVQQEAATSDPVVPGTEQRNQREQQ